One region of Lactobacillus johnsonii genomic DNA includes:
- a CDS encoding ArsR/SmtB family transcription factor — MTQTDTNLVSEAAKIYKVLSNSRRISILFFLRNASKEVDVSTIATTLTLAQPVVSKQLGILEKYNLVKHHKHGTHVFYFLNDSDVLSMIDAMIEHVEHTAKEHPTNLY, encoded by the coding sequence ATGACACAAACAGATACAAATTTAGTCAGTGAAGCAGCTAAAATCTATAAAGTTTTAAGCAATAGTAGACGAATTTCAATTTTATTTTTTTTACGGAATGCTTCAAAAGAAGTCGATGTCTCAACAATTGCCACTACTCTCACCCTTGCGCAGCCGGTAGTATCAAAACAATTAGGCATTTTAGAAAAATACAATTTGGTTAAACATCATAAACATGGAACTCATGTCTTTTATTTTTTAAATGACTCGGACGTTTTATCAATGATTGACGCCATGATTGAACATGTAGAACATACTGCCAAAGAACATCCCACAAACTTATACTAA
- a CDS encoding cation diffusion facilitator family transporter → MKDKSSLRYFWVTLLNIIITIAEFIGGAVSGSLALLSDAVHNLSDVGSIILAFVANLIAKRKRNNSKTFGYDRAEILAAFTNGIILIVISIYLFIEGIQRFSHPEPIKGKIMLIVSLIGLAANLISMLVVMQEAKTSLNAKATFLNMLSDAITSVAVVIGAIVISIWKIYWVDPVLTIAASVFLLKEAYEVTIKAANILMETNPSINLNKINELVLSCPHVNNIHHVHVWQYSDNVTMLDAHINVDKNLDAVQLEKIYTEIAKKLKPLGINHVTLQAECTRGISDKMIFDDKED, encoded by the coding sequence ATGAAGGATAAATCATCACTACGTTACTTTTGGGTAACTTTATTAAATATTATTATTACAATTGCGGAATTTATCGGTGGAGCCGTTTCAGGCTCACTTGCTCTGCTTTCGGATGCCGTACATAATTTAAGCGATGTTGGATCAATTATTTTGGCCTTTGTGGCCAATTTAATTGCTAAGAGGAAGCGAAATAATAGCAAGACCTTTGGATATGATCGAGCGGAAATACTAGCAGCTTTTACTAATGGGATAATTTTAATAGTAATCAGTATTTATTTATTTATCGAAGGAATCCAGCGATTTAGTCATCCAGAACCAATTAAAGGAAAAATTATGCTAATTGTTTCTTTAATTGGGTTAGCTGCTAATTTAATTTCAATGCTAGTAGTCATGCAGGAAGCTAAGACGAGTCTTAATGCAAAAGCTACATTTTTAAATATGCTTTCAGATGCAATAACTAGTGTAGCAGTTGTTATTGGAGCGATTGTGATTTCAATTTGGAAAATTTACTGGGTCGATCCAGTCTTAACGATAGCAGCTTCCGTCTTTTTACTTAAAGAAGCTTATGAAGTTACTATCAAAGCGGCTAATATTTTAATGGAAACTAATCCTAGTATCAATTTAAATAAGATAAATGAATTAGTTTTGTCTTGTCCACATGTGAATAACATTCACCATGTGCATGTTTGGCAATATTCAGACAATGTAACGATGTTAGACGCACATATTAATGTGGATAAAAATCTAGATGCTGTGCAATTAGAAAAGATATACACAGAAATTGCTAAAAAATTAAAGCCACTTGGAATTAACCATGTGACACTTCAAGCAGAATGCACACGTGGAATTAGCGATAAGATGATTTTTGATGATAAAGAAGATTAG
- a CDS encoding 2,3-bisphosphoglycerate-dependent phosphoglycerate mutase, whose product MAKLVLVRHGESIANRDNVYTGWNDVPLSKKGIEQAKNAGLKVEKIAGFVPTHIHTSVLSRAIMTANIIADVCSFLYLPITKTWRLNERHYGALRGINKDVSKKIFGTKQVLEWRRGFDSVPPLLTQPVQDRRYQKYDMRLMPQGESLHQTQERLMPYFWDHIAPELMAGHDQLVVAHGSSLRALIKKIEDISNEDIVKVEVPNAEPIVYTFDTDLHIVKKEILH is encoded by the coding sequence TTGGCCAAATTAGTTTTAGTCAGGCATGGTGAAAGTATAGCTAATCGTGACAATGTTTATACAGGCTGGAATGATGTGCCTTTAAGTAAAAAGGGGATTGAACAGGCGAAAAATGCAGGTCTTAAGGTGGAAAAAATAGCTGGATTTGTGCCAACGCATATTCATACTTCTGTCTTATCACGCGCAATTATGACGGCTAATATTATTGCGGATGTTTGCAGCTTTTTATATTTACCTATTACTAAGACTTGGCGTTTAAATGAGCGTCACTATGGAGCGCTTCGCGGTATTAATAAGGATGTTTCAAAGAAAATTTTTGGTACTAAGCAAGTCTTAGAATGGAGACGTGGTTTTGACAGTGTACCTCCTTTATTAACGCAGCCTGTCCAAGATCGTAGATATCAAAAGTATGATATGCGTCTAATGCCCCAAGGAGAAAGTTTACATCAAACGCAGGAGAGATTAATGCCTTATTTTTGGGATCATATTGCACCTGAATTAATGGCAGGTCATGATCAATTGGTTGTAGCCCATGGCTCAAGTTTACGTGCTTTGATTAAAAAAATTGAAGATATCAGTAATGAAGATATTGTAAAAGTAGAAGTGCCCAATGCAGAGCCGATTGTTTATACTTTTGATACTGATTTGCATATTGTAAAGAAAGAAATTTTACATTAA
- a CDS encoding AAA family ATPase, translating into MRKIFLLRGAPGSGKSSFIARHHLQPYAISRDEIRLLLADLTVYYEESTDHLHQVIPRHVTVRTEQMVDNLVQHKMAYGETIIVDGTHITPDKIEHFRPWVEKYRYELFVVDLMQNNTLESLLQRNQVRMHYDWVKPDVIKMMYEQYKAHPEVPSWAYSILPNGMERALSQKEKNLDHYSHVICVPDKVRPEDFPHVHISNFYFSFNDEFTKKYGTYRNVITLGKTREEVIEQFRLPYFVFKFHHKHFLISAYPIRNEMLDPIRKVKGVWSYSTGLYNIADFVKEFPENEHQHVHQFNLSKIDPTRLLHIW; encoded by the coding sequence ATGCGTAAAATATTTTTACTAAGAGGAGCACCTGGATCTGGAAAATCTTCCTTTATTGCTCGTCACCACTTGCAGCCTTACGCTATTTCTCGTGATGAAATTAGGCTGCTATTAGCTGATTTGACGGTTTATTATGAGGAAAGTACAGATCACCTGCATCAAGTTATTCCACGCCATGTTACTGTACGTACAGAGCAAATGGTTGATAATTTGGTACAGCATAAGATGGCCTATGGAGAAACTATCATTGTCGATGGGACTCATATCACGCCAGATAAAATTGAACATTTTCGTCCATGGGTTGAAAAGTATCGCTATGAGTTATTTGTAGTCGATTTAATGCAAAATAACACTCTAGAAAGCTTACTACAGCGTAATCAGGTTAGAATGCACTATGACTGGGTAAAACCTGACGTAATTAAAATGATGTATGAGCAATATAAAGCTCATCCGGAAGTTCCATCTTGGGCTTATTCAATTTTACCGAATGGAATGGAACGGGCCTTAAGTCAAAAAGAAAAGAATTTAGATCATTATTCACATGTGATTTGTGTACCAGATAAGGTAAGACCAGAAGACTTTCCACATGTGCATATTTCTAACTTTTACTTTTCTTTTAATGATGAATTTACTAAAAAATACGGAACATATAGGAACGTTATAACTTTAGGTAAAACTAGAGAAGAAGTAATCGAACAATTTAGGCTTCCATATTTTGTATTTAAATTCCACCATAAGCACTTTTTAATTTCTGCATATCCAATTCGAAATGAAATGTTAGATCCTATTCGAAAAGTAAAGGGAGTTTGGTCCTATTCAACTGGACTATATAATATTGCTGATTTTGTAAAAGAATTTCCAGAGAACGAACACCAGCATGTTCATCAATTTAATTTAAGTAAGATTGATCCCACACGTTTATTACATATTTGGTAG
- a CDS encoding APC family permease, giving the protein MENSHKSGSAKKQAFISIWTLTLMNVAIIAGLGNDVQEAFYGLSSVTYFAIGAICFFIPTALVAAELASGWSNRGGIFRWVGEGLGKGWALTCLLILWFQVMINFGMGMPSSAATILFYTPMYNKAVAFAQNPTHVVLIMTGWIILYWIMAIIANRGVKTFTTITKYGVLIGTLIPLAVMIILTIVLLCQGHTPAISMVPKQLIPKWNGMSTLALAAGVFFSYTGIDENAAFIKRLRHPEKDFVSSIFITLILVFLIFVVGTVIIAMIVPEKQINVLYSLVTVFKVLGETFAFPWLYLVLMWVGLFNLVASTVTELAAPSVMLAQAGSSVFLPKWLQKKNKHGMPARLVYVQMAGMTIIAYLFKLIPNVEGFVILLTQCVTVLYLFYYILMFVAFLRYQQPNRPRSFKVPGGKVGAWIIASVGLISSVFGIVLAFYPPAQVKAEVGSPVTYVVVIAVLVAVVLLTCLGLYLLSKKHPNWVNPKNEFAPFTWEIEGLKKPEKVTSNIPTVLMSKGQNPMRMPIKRPYKPDQQVAKSVVDADERNESVEENQS; this is encoded by the coding sequence ATGGAGAATTCTCATAAATCAGGATCTGCCAAAAAGCAAGCCTTTATCTCCATATGGACTCTAACTCTAATGAACGTGGCAATTATCGCTGGTTTAGGTAATGACGTTCAAGAAGCCTTTTATGGTTTATCGTCAGTTACCTATTTTGCCATCGGTGCTATTTGCTTCTTCATTCCTACAGCTTTAGTAGCTGCAGAGCTAGCCTCTGGCTGGAGCAACCGTGGCGGTATTTTCCGCTGGGTTGGCGAAGGTTTAGGAAAAGGATGGGCATTAACTTGTCTGTTAATTTTATGGTTTCAGGTAATGATTAACTTCGGGATGGGGATGCCGAGTTCCGCTGCAACTATTTTGTTCTACACGCCAATGTATAACAAAGCAGTTGCCTTTGCTCAAAATCCTACCCACGTTGTTTTAATCATGACCGGATGGATTATTTTATATTGGATCATGGCTATCATTGCTAATAGAGGTGTTAAAACTTTTACCACTATTACAAAATATGGTGTCTTAATTGGAACACTTATACCATTAGCAGTAATGATTATCCTAACTATCGTTTTGTTATGTCAGGGACATACACCTGCTATTTCCATGGTACCAAAACAATTAATTCCAAAATGGAACGGGATGAGTACTTTAGCCCTCGCAGCTGGTGTATTCTTCTCTTATACTGGAATCGATGAAAATGCTGCTTTCATTAAACGATTACGGCACCCTGAAAAAGACTTTGTATCTTCAATTTTCATTACTTTGATCTTAGTGTTCTTAATCTTCGTAGTAGGTACTGTAATCATCGCAATGATCGTTCCAGAAAAACAAATTAATGTTTTATATTCATTAGTTACCGTATTTAAAGTTCTTGGTGAAACCTTTGCCTTTCCTTGGTTGTATCTAGTTCTAATGTGGGTCGGACTTTTCAATTTAGTTGCTTCTACTGTGACTGAACTAGCAGCTCCATCAGTTATGCTTGCCCAAGCTGGTAGTAGTGTTTTTTTACCAAAATGGTTACAAAAGAAAAACAAGCATGGAATGCCTGCTCGACTAGTTTATGTCCAAATGGCTGGAATGACTATTATTGCATATTTATTCAAATTAATTCCAAACGTAGAAGGATTCGTAATTTTATTAACACAGTGTGTCACTGTTCTATATCTTTTCTACTACATTCTAATGTTTGTCGCATTCTTACGTTACCAACAACCTAACCGTCCTCGTTCATTTAAAGTACCTGGTGGTAAAGTAGGAGCTTGGATTATTGCCAGTGTTGGTCTTATTTCATCAGTTTTCGGTATAGTTCTTGCCTTTTATCCACCAGCACAAGTTAAAGCTGAAGTTGGCTCCCCTGTCACTTATGTCGTTGTTATCGCAGTTTTAGTTGCTGTTGTATTACTTACTTGTTTAGGACTTTATCTTCTTTCTAAGAAGCACCCAAATTGGGTAAATCCAAAAAACGAATTTGCTCCATTTACTTGGGAAATTGAAGGATTGAAGAAGCCTGAAAAAGTTACATCAAACATTCCTACTGTATTGATGTCTAAAGGACAGAATCCAATGAGGATGCCTATTAAGCGCCCATATAAACCTGATCAACAAGTAGCTAAATCAGTAGTTGATGCAGACGAACGGAATGAGTCAGTTGAAGAGAATCAAAGCTAA